The genomic stretch CCATCGGCGTCGTGATCATACCCCTGGCGCTGGTGCTAAAAGGATCGCCGGAGGAGAAAGGGCTGCTGCCGGACGGTGCGCCGGTAACGCCCCTGCGTTCGGGCGAAAGCCGGGGCCGCGGCTCCATACCTCTATCAGCCGACGACTTCACCTTTAAGGAAGCCCTCCGCACTCCAACCTTCTGGTGCCTGTCCGTGAGCTACGGCATCCGGGGCATGGTGTGGAACGGCATCATGATCCATATCGTCGCCATCATGGTATGGAAAGGCATGGAGGAAAGCACCGCCGCGCCGCTGTTGGGCGTGTTCCCTCTAATGTGGATTCCTGTGACTCTGACCATGGGCTGGCTTGCCGGCAAGTGGCCCAAGCACAAAATCGCGGCGGTGGCGGCCTTAGCCAACGGCGCCGGCCTACTGCTCTTCTTCACCTCCGATTTGATTAGCCTGTGGCACGTGCTGCTGATTTTCGCGCTCTTTGCCCCCAGCGAGGGGTCCTGGGCCCTGGCCTGGGCTATGCTGGCCGACCAGTTCGGCAGGAAAAACTTTAGCGCGGTGCGAGGCGGTATGCAGGTGGTATTCAGTGTCATGGGCATCGGCGCGCCCTTCTATTCCGGCTGGATTTACGACCGCACGGAGAGCTATACGTGGGCTATCATTCCCGCCGCCGTGGGCCTGGGCATAGCCGCGGTGCTGAACTGGTTCATGCCCCAGGCCCGCAAGCCCGCGCCCGCTGCGCCTGCCCAGCCCAACCTAGCTGCGGCTGTTAAGTAGCGCGCCGATGGTGGCGACGACAAAGGGCGTCGCATAGGTCAAGGGTATCTTCCAGTAGAAGGCGTTCCGCCAATCGCCGCGCAAAAGCACGTCTCCCTGGTTAAGCAGCGTGAGGATGGTACCGACAATTAGGCAGACGATAAGGGAGCGTCGCAGCATGGGGCCATGGGACAGCGCGTGTCGTAGGCACTTGCGGGACTCGCCAGACTTGCCGCGAAAGGTGAACCGTGACCGTTCTCAATAGGACAGGCGCAGGCGGCGCAGGTCTGGAGGGTGGTCATCGATGGGCGGTAGGGGACGTGGAAGCGAAGCGCGCCGGCGAGAACATGTCTAGAGCAAACCTGCTCTGGCCCTTCATTACTAACTCCGCCGTAGCCAGACCCATGGACGGGCTGAGGATGATACCCTTGCGGCCCGCGCCAGTGCAAAGGTACACGCCCTTCCATCCCGGCGCCTCGCCGATGATGGGGAGACCGTCAGTGGAGACGGGGCGGAGGCAGGCCGTCTGCTTCACCACGTTGGCTTCTTTAATCGCGGGGAGGAAGGCGGAGACCTCACGCAGGATGCGCGCGCGTGCCGCCTGAGTCGGCTCGTCGTCGAAGCCCACCTGCTCCTCGGTGGTGCCGGCCCACACCAGGCCGTCGGGCTTAGAGCCGGCGTAGTTGCCGTTCTCGTCGTGTATAGTGCAGCGCATGGGACCGCCGGGGAGGTCGACGCGCAAAATCTGGCCCTTGAGGGGATAAATGGGGATGGTCATGCCCAGCCAGCGCTGCGCCAGGCTCATCCACGGCCCCATCGCCAGCACCACTTTCTTGGCTTCGACGGCGTCGACGTCCATCAGCACCTGGCAGCCGCTCAAGGCGCGTTTGAGGCCCCGCACCTTCCCATAAGTGACCTTGACCCCGCCAAGCTCCGCCGCTCTAGATAGCGCCATGGTGTAGTCGTAGGCTTCCAGTATCCAGGTGCCCCGCACCAGCAGCCCCCCGTGGACCTCCGGCGAAACTCGCGGCTCCATGTCCAGGACGGCCCGCGTGTCTACCCACTGGGTAGTCACTCCGTCGATGCTCTGGGAGTACCGCGCCAGGACGCCCAGGGCCTTGGCCTCCTGCTCCGTTGATGCCAGGTATATGGAATCACGAGGTTCCGCGTGATAGTCGACGCCGGTGGCATCCCGCAGCTCGCCGGCCATCTCGCGATGCATGAAGAAGCCCTGTCGGCACAGTTCCTCCAGCGGCCCGGGGATGCCCGCGCCCGAAAGGGGGCTGAGAAGGCCCATGGCGAAGCCCGATGCCGCGCCGGCAATGCCTGAGCTTTCGATGAGGGTGACGTCGGCGCCTTCCTTGGCCAGGTAGTAGGCCGTGGCGCAGCCAATGGCCCCTCCACCGACAATTGCTATCTCGGTACGTTCCATAGTGAAGCCCCCCGTGTTAGCGATATGTTATCACCATGCCCAGTGCGTTGGCACTTACCTACTGGGGTTAGCGGTGGAGGTCTTCCTGAGTCAATCCAAGATCCCGAAGTATGGAGCGTAACGTGCCCGTGGGGACTTCACCTCGGTGTCGGGCGATTAGAGTCTCACGGTTGGAGCCTGGGATGCCCCAAACTTCATGACGCTTGCCGTCACGTATAAAAACTACACCAGAGCGTCGAAGCTGGCGCTTGAGCTCACCGTAGGTCGTTCAGCAGTAGCGGCTTTGGAGCCAGTCCTCTTCACCTTAGGTTTTGGCGTTTCAGCGTCATTCACGAAAATAGAGGCGCGCAGAGGCAAATGGTTTTGCTTTGTTATACCGGCTGGAAGTTCCCGTCCTTCTTCCTGATAGATATCAATGAACATGAGAATGCATTCTTGGATTTCCGAAATCCCATCTTCTAGGGTCTTTGTATCCACCCAGCACCCTCTAAGCCCCGGTACCGATACGCGCCACAGGCCATCCTCTTGTTTAGATATTTCCAAAGGGACTTGATAGAACATGACAAACTCCTGAGGCTTTGTGAGGATATTATCGCATACTGATCACAGACACGAAGCCCAGTATATAGGAGTTTCCGTGTTGCTTTAGTCGGTGTGGTCTGATAAAAATGACAAATCTTTTAATCGGGGTTGGAAAATGAGCGTCGCAGAGCGCATGAGTCGATTGGGGACAGAGACGGCCTTTGAGGTGCTGGGCAAGGCCCGCGCCCTGGAGGCCAAGGGCCAGGACATCGTTCACCTGGAGATAGGCGAGCCGGACTTCGACACGCCTAAACACATCACCGACGCCGCTATCCAGGCCCTCAAGGACGGCCATACCCACTACGGCCCCACGGCGGGCATACCGGAGCTTCGCGAGGCCATCGCGCGAAACGTCAGCAAGACTCGCGGCATCAAGGTCAGCCCCGATCAGGTGGTAGTCACCCCCGGCGGCAAGCCCATCATGTTCTTCGCCATCCTGGCCCTGGCCCAGAAAGGCGACGAGGTCCTCTACCCCAACCCCAGCTTCCCCATCTACGAGTCTATGATCCGCTTCAGCGAGGCTAAGCCCGTGCCCGTCCGCCTCATCGAAAAAGACGGGTATCGCATGGATATCGAAGACCTGGCCTCCAAGCTGTCGCCGAAGACGCGGCTGGTGATCCTGAACTCGCCGCAGAACCCCTGCGGGTCGGTGATGACCAAGGGCGACATCGCGGCGCTGGCGGAGCTGCTGGGCGACCGCGAGGACATATACGTGCTGTCCGACGAGATTTATAAAGACATTATCTACAGCGGCAGGCACCACAGCATCGCCGCCGAGCCGGGGGTGGGCCAGCGCACCATGATCCTGGACGGCTTCTCCAAGTCTTACGCCATGACCGGCTGGCGATTGGGCTACGGCGTCTTCCCGCCAGCAGTGGTGCCCCACATCGTCAAGCTGGCGGCCAACAGCGTATCCTGCGCCCCCACCTTCACCCAGCGGGCCGCCGTCGCGGCGCTGGAGGGTTCCCAGGAGCCGGTAAAGAAAATGGCCGCCGAGTTCCGCGCGCGCCGGGATTTAATCGTGAAGGGGTTGAACAGCATCCCGGGCATCAACTGTCCAGAACCCCAAGGCGCCTTCTACGCCTTCCCCAGCGTCAAAGGGACGGGCATCGGCAGCCTCGATTTCCAGGAGCGCGGGCTGAAGGAAGCAGGCGTGGCGCTGCTGAACGGCGCGGCCTTCGGCAAGTACGGCGAAGGGTTCATCCGGCTTTCCTATGCCAACTCGCAGCAGAACATCAAGAAGGCCATCGACAGGCTGGACGGGTGGGTGAGGAAGAATGGGAAGAAAACAAACACAAAGAAATGAGGAGACCTCCCATGCCACCCAAGAAAGTTAGCCCCATTCCCGCCGGCTATCACACGGTGACTCCCTATCTCGCCATCAAAGGCGCCGCCCAAGCCATCGATTTCTACAAGAAGGCTTTCGGGGCCACGGAGATTTTGCGTGTGCCCGGCCCTAACGGCAATTCCATCGGCCACGCCGAAGTCCAGATTGGAGACTCGCGCGTCATGCTGGCCGACTAGCATCCTGACATGGACTTCCTTGGTCCTAAGACCCTCAAGGGAGCGGCGGTCCAGATTCACCTTTATGTCGAGGATGTGGACACTGTCTTCAATCGAGCCGTGAAGGCTGGCGCCAAGGCCCTGCGCCCCCTCCGCGACGAGTTCTACGGCGACCGCACCGGCAGCCTGGAGGACCCCTTCGGCCACGTATGGCACATCGCCACCCATGTTAAAGACGTCACCATGGATGAGGTGAAGAAGGCCGTCAATAAGATGGCCGAGGACGCTAAGAAGCGCAAGTAGCCTTCAGGCCGTCCCTCGGTTAGGGCAATGGGGGTAAGCCCCCATGCGGATTCAGGGGTCTGCACCCTACCTGCTCATGTTTTGTTGGTTAGACTTGCATTGGGTTGACTCAGATTTCCAGAAAGCCCATTCCGATTTATCAGCGTCAGCAACGGCTAGATAATGTCTGGGGGCAATCTCAATGCACGCAGAGCAGGTTAAACGACTCAAAAAAGATTGGGCAGCCAAGGGCGGCCCGCCGTGTGAGCATCCTCTCATTGAGAAAGTGCGTCAAGAGGGGGCTGAAACAGGACACAAGGCCTGTGTAATCTGCGGCGCCTTCGCCTTAGACGCCAAACCCAAAACCTTCGATTGGTGGCCTGGCGTTTCTGCCTCCGACTAGTTCGTACGGCGCCCCACAATTCCTTTAGGCACGCCCAGTAGATACGCCTACCCTGACGTCTCCCCGTCACCGAAGGCATACCGAAGAAATAGGTGGTCGGCGGCGCGTTTGACCCCCGCCAGCTCTCCCCACAGGGGCCGGTCCGGCGCAAAGACCTTGCCCTCCACCAGTCCCGGGCGGTAGGTCCCTCGCTCCCGGCCCGCCACCTGGGGCGACAGTGTGAGGAAAAGCTCGTCCAGCAGATTCTCGGCAAAAAAGTCGCCGATGAGCTGGGGGCCTCCCTCCACCAGCGCCACCTCCGGCTCTCGGAATCTGGATATCGCCTCCAGCACGTCCTGGGCGCTCAACCGGCCCGTCTTCCCCACTGCCCTCACCTCCACTGACGGCGGCATGGCGCGTCCCCCCAGCCGCTCCATCCCCGCTGAAGTAGTTATGATGAGTGCCTGCGCATGACCGGACTGGAACACTGGAAGTCCCAGGTCCACGCTCCCGCTGGCGGTGACAATGACGGTTAAAGGCTGCCCCTCTTTACCCAGGCTGGCGCGAAGGCGCTCATAGTCGGCGGCATGGGCGGGGCTGACGTGCCGGGGCGTCCATATATGCCTGGGCACGGCGCGAAGGGTGCCCGCCCCCCACCACCACGGCATCGGAAACGGCGCGCAGCAGGCCCATGACCATCTTATCGTGAAGGCTGTCGCCGCTGATAGGCCCGCCGCCGGACTTGCCCGGCACATTTAACGTAACCACGCCGTCCAGCGTCGACACAAAGTTGCCTATGACATAAGGGCGTTTGGCGGCGCGCCGGGGGCGGACAGGAAATCGAAGGTCGCCGTAGAGTCCGTGGAGCGCCGGCGGCAGCGGTATCTCAAAGGACGACTTGTCGTAGCGGTCATAGAGGGTCTCCAGGGGCGGCAGGCTGGTAACAGTCACTTGCGCAGCCCGCAGGCCACAAAGAAGTCTTCCCGCAGCGCCGGGTCCTGGTCATAGTTGCCCCGCCAGAAAGTGGTGCGAGTCAGCGGCTGCACCTCCCGCACACCGCGCATCTGTGTGCACATATGGTGGGCCTCCAGATACACCGCCACGCCGTGGGGCGCCAGCATGTCCTCCAGCATATCGGCCACCTGCTGGCCCACCCGCTCCTGAACCGTGAACCGCTTGGCGAAGAGCCGCACCAGCCGCGTGAGCTTGGATATGCCGATGATGTGTTCGTGAGCAATATAGCCGACGTAGGCGTTGCCGTAGAAGGGGAAGACGTGGTGTTCGCACAGCGAGAAGAAAGATATGGGGCCTTCCACAATCTGGCTGGAATGGCATGAGGGGCCGCCACGGCACTCAGTAGGGAAGACCCACAGCAGCTTGGGGTCGCCGTCATAGCCCTCGGTGGCATCGATCATGGCCTGGATGAATCGATGGGGCGTCTCGCGCGTGCCCTCGGTATTTAAGTCCAGGCCCATGGCCTGGAAGATTTCCGCCATGTAACGCTCGTACTTCTGCATCTGCTCCGGCGAGAACTGGCGTCGTCGCAGCGCCATGGCCGCCAGGAAGGCCTGCTCATCGGTATCAACGCTGTTGACTCTAAGGATGTCCACTTCTCACCTCGATTCCATGTCTGACGCCCTACTAGGCCTTAGTCCGTTAGCGCGGCTACTGCGTACGGGCGGGATCCAGGGCCGGGGAAAGCAACGAATCCGTGTCATGGACAACGGTCTGCTTCTGGATAAGGGTGCGGGCCAGGGACACGTCGTCCTTGTTGTTTACCAGCAGCGCTCCTGCAACCTTACCGTCCTTCAGATAGAGGCCGGTAAACTTCTCAGACTCCACTGGGCGTTTAACGATTCGGTCCCACTTGGGCGCGTAGCCATACCATTCGATGTGCAGGTCGAACATATCCGAGAAGAACTCCGGCGCGTCGTGGACAATACATTCGTCCCCCGCCATATTGCGGGCTGCGCACACCCCCAGATGGGCGGCCACCTCCCAGTGTTCTATGCGCATGGCGGTACCAAAGAGGGGGTGATAAAAACGCGCCACGTCGCCCGCGGCGTAGATGTTCGGGTCCTCTGTCTTCAAATAGGCGTCCACCACAACCCCGTTCTCCACCTTCAGCCCCGCCGTCTCCGCCAGCGTGGTCTCCGGCTTCACACCCACGCCGACGACGACAAAGTCGCAAGGCACTACGGCGCCGTCCGATAGGACCGCCCGTCCACCCTCTGAGCGCCCTCCAATCGCGTCACCTGCGCGCCCATGCGAATATCGACGCCCCGCCCTTGCAGCGCGCTCTGGAAAAACCGGCCCATCTCCTCGCCCACAATCCGCTCCCACAGAACCTTCGCGTTGTCGACTACTGTGGCTTTTATCCCCACCTGGGTCATAGATGCGCCCACCTCCGCGCCAATGAACCCCCCGCCGACCACAAGGACCGAACGGCCCGCTCTAATCTGGCCCTTGATCCGGTCGCTGTCGTCGCGGCTGCGCAGGTAGAAGACGCCTTCCAGTTCAGCGCCCGGCAAAGACAGGCGTCTTGGCGTCGCGCCCGTAGCCAGCAGCAGCTTCTCGTAAGTCACCGTATCGCCGTCGTCCAGGGTTACGGAACGCCCCGCCGCGTTCAGCGACGTGGCGCGTACGCCAAACCGAGTTTCAATGTTCGCCTTCTGATAGTCTTGCGCGGACTTTATGGGCATGCGCTCAGCCGTCCGCTGGCCCCGCAGATAGTCCTTGCTGAGGGTATAACGCTTGTAAGGGACCTGGGCCTCAGCGCCCACTATAAGAATGCTTCCCTGAGCGTCTAGGTCTCGAAGAGTAAAAGCTGCCGTCGCGCCCGCGTTGCCCCCGCCGATAATGAGATACTTCACGTGAGCCATTACGCCACCTCCCCTTCCGCTTCATCTCAGGCTCATGCCCTAATTTAATTATAGGCGCAGATGTGAAAATATAGCCACGGGCCTCAGGCTCGTCCCTCTCTACAGCCTCCCCATCACCATCTCTTTGAACCGCCGCAGGCGCTCCGGCCTGTCGACGTCCGGCACGTTCAGGTTATATTGAGTGACACCCAATCTAGCCCACTGCTTGATGCGGTCGGTAAGCTCCTCCGGCGTGCCGCGAAGGCCCTGGAAACGCTGCTCCAGGTACTCCTTCACGCCGTACTCTTGCGCCAGCCTGTCGTAGCGGGCCAACTGCTCCGCCGATGGCCGTCCGTGGGTGGTCAAGTCGTAGGCGGCGCCCAGCTTCCTGATACCCTCCTTGTGCTCGTCCGGAATAAACTTGCCCTCCAGGGTGAACCGCGCCAGATAGTTGGCCTCGCGGGCGGCCCCGCCCTGGGGGTCGGCGGCGTCCCGGGCGTCGGTATAGAGATTGAACTGCACGCCCCACCACAGGTCCAGGTCCCTCAGGGCGCGGCCCGAAGCCTTCGCCCCCTCCTCCACAGCCAAAATCGCGCCCTGGATAACCTCCGGCGTTGTTCCGGCCGCGATGATAGCGCCGTCCGCGATTTCGCCCGCCAGACGCAGGGTCTTGGCCCCAGTAGCGGCGATGTAGATGGGTATGCGACGCCGCGCCCAGGGCAGCCGGCAGGCCCGCCCTTGATATATGGCCTCGCCTTTCTCCAGCAGGCCCCGCAGCGCCGTCACGTACTCCCTAAGGGCCTCCACTGACGACGCCTTGTGGCCGGCGTTATAGACGCCGCTGTTGCCTGTGCCGATACCGATGTGGAGACGCCCCGGCGCCAGGTCGTCCACCGATGCTGCGGCGCTGGCGGTGACCACCGGGTGCCGCGTTATAGGGTTGGTGACCCACGGGCCGAAGGTGGTCCGGCTGGTGTGGAGGGCGGCTAGCGCGGCGCTGACCCACGGGTCGCGGTAGAGCGCCGGCGAGTCGGCAATCCCGATGCGATGGTAACCCAGAGACTCGGTGGCCTGGAACCAGGCTATGGCGTCGCGGGGGTGCGTGGGCCGGGACGTGGCGGCGAACTTGATGTCCATGGGAGGCCTTAGACGAGATGGAGAGATGGTAGGAATAAGGTCATTTGCTGTCAAGAAATGGCGGCTTTCTAACGGTGTAACGCCCAGGCAAAGGCCACCGCTTAATCGTGAGCAGGCGGGAACCAAGTTTCGCCCCGTCTTTCGCGAGGTCCCGCAAAACTGACCGGCTAGAAGAGTAAGCTCGTGCAGCCCCAGTGGAAAAGAAGAGCACCTTACAACCGCGTCTGTTTGAAAGGCCGTCGAGTTACAGAGTGCGTCGTCGTACCTCCTCCTAGACAGTACTCTGCAAGTCACGCCTCCCCCATCAACGCTTTAGTTGCGTTCTATCTCAATTTCCAAGAATGACGGGCGCTCAATTAGCGCCTCCTCAATGAGGTGAAGTTTTATATAGGGCTTCCCCTGTCTCTCGGCCAGTCGTGTAAGGCATAATAGAGGCATCAAGGAGGCCACATGCCCAACGACGCCGTCATATACAAACGCCAGGGCCGCACCGCCTACATCACCCTCAACCGGCCCCAGGTCCTCAACGCCGTCAACCGAGACCTGGAGTCCGGTCTCGTCGACACCCTCCGCCAGTTCGACGCCGACGACGCGGCGTGGGTGGCCGTCCTCCACGGCGCGGGCCGCGCCTTCTGCGCTGGCGCCGATATCAAGCAGAGCTTCCACGGCGCGTCGCGGCAGCAACGCGACCAGCAGTGGGGCGCCGGCATCAGCCCCGACGGCCTCCTGGGCCGTTCCATCAACTGGAAGCCCGTCATCGCCGCCGTCCACGGCCACTGCCTCGGCTGGGGCATTCTCATCGCCGCCGAGTGCGACCTGGTGGTCGCCAGCCAGGAGGCCATGTTCGGCCTTACCGAGACCCTTCGCGGCTTTCCCGGCGGCCCCGCCTGGGCCCGCCTCAACGCCTTCATGCCCTCCAAAATCGCCACTGAGATGCTGCTGACAGGCCAGGCCAAGCCCGCCGCCGAACTTCACCGCCTCGGCTTCGTCAACCGCCTTACGCCCACCGGCGGGCACCTCGATGCCGCCCAGTCCCTGGCCGACGAGGTGCTGAAGGCCCCGCCCTTGGCCGTGCGCTCCGGCGTCCGCGTGACACGATGGCAATGGAACCGTCCCTCCGCCGACGCCGACTACTACCAGGCCGCCCTCCGCCTCCACCTCACCGAAGACTTCGAGGAATCCTCCCGCTCCTTCGTAGAAAAACGCCCCCCGGAATACAAGGGGCGATAAGATGAAAGCTCGGCGCTATGGGCCATAGCCATAATATCCTCAGCGAGAGTGTGGAGAAGGCCAAGCCCTTGGCGCCTGCGCTAAGCCTGTTCGAAGGGCCAGGGTCTCAGGTGTCCCATTTCTGGTTCTCCTTCTTCTCCTATTGCAAAGGAGAAGAGGGAGTTAGACGCCGTCCTGAGCCTGGCCGAAGGAGGGTGATGAGGTGATCTTATTTTTTCTTTCCCTCTCTTCCTGCAGGAAGAGAGGGATAAAGGGTGAGATGGTATCCCAATCAAAGAGCGGCTACGATTCACATAAACAACCTGTCGCCTTGGACTTCCCCAACCAGCGCAGTAGATAAACCCAATGCCAGCTAATCTAACTCCCCAATATCGAGAGGTCGAACGCAAATACCGCGAGGCCACCAGCCTGGCGGCCAGAATCGCCGCCCTCCAGGAGATGATGGCCGTCATCCCCAAGCACAAAGGCACCGACCACCTCCGCGGCGAGCTTCGCGCCCGCATGGCCAAGCACATGGAGGAGATGGAAAAGCCCAGGGCTGGCGGCCCGGGCAGCGGCGGTCCCCAGCCCTTCAACATCAGGAAAGAGGGCGCCGGCCAGGTCCTCCTCATCGGCCTCACCACCAGCGGCAAGTCGGAGCTTCTCAACGCCCTCACCGGCGCCCCCGCCAAGACCGGCGACTATCGATTCACCACCCAGGTCCCCATGGTCGGCATGCTGCCCTTCGAGAACGTCAACATCCAGCTTATCGATACCCCCTCCCTCGACTATAAGGACATCCAGTCCCAGCTCTTCGGACTCCTGCGCCAGTCCGACTACGTCCTGGTGGTGCTGGACCTGTCCAAGGACCCGGTAAAGGAGTTGGAGGAGGTCATGGGCGTCCTGGACCAGTGGGGCTTCGCCCTGCTGGAGAAAGGGCAGTCCCTAGACGAGGACGCCGCCAAGGTCCAGAAGCCCGCAACGCTCCTCGCCAACAAGGCCGACATGGACGAAGACGGCGCACGGTTCCAAGCCCTGGAGTCCGCCTGCGGCTCCCGCTTCCCCATCCTCCGCGCCTCCTGCCTGGACGGCGCGGGCCTTGGCGTCATGGGCCGGGAGGTCTTCCAGGCGCTGGGCAAAATCCGCGTCTACACCAAGCCACCCAGCGGCAAGCCCTCTATGGACGACCCTATGGTGGTGCCCGTCGGCAGCACCGTCGCCGACGCCGCCGAGCGCCTCCACAAGGACTGGCGGGACAAGCTCAAGTACGCGCTGCTATGGGGCTCCGCCAAATTCGAGGGCCAGCGCGTAGGCCGAGAGTACGTCCTGTTCGACGGGGATGTGATGGAGCTGCACGGATAGTACCCTCACTCCCCCTGCCTCCCCTTCGCCACCCGTGGCAGGTACCGCCCCGCCTCCACCAGCAGCGCCAGGCTCGACAAAAAATCGTCGTGGCCCCGCGACGCGTCCACCTAGAAGTCCATGGTCTCATTCAATCGGTACCGCGCCCGCGACGACCCCACCTGCCGCCAGAACTCCGCCCACTCCTCGGACCCGTCCCGCATGTACATCTTCAGCCGGCCGGCGTTCACCGCCCCCATCATCTCATAGCCCAGCTTGGACTTCATCGGCGCCGTAAACTTTATCGGCTCCACCATTAACCTTCCCAGGGCTTTGGTCAGGTGGCTGGCCACGCCCTCCCCTAGCCCCGTGGCGTCCACCGCCACACGTTCTTCAGCAGGTCCGCCAGTTGCGACATGATCTGATGGTGCGGCGTCCCCCTCCAGACCAGGTGCTCGACGACCAGTATGCCCGGGTCTCGAGTCGTCTCGTTCACCGACGAGAAGTCCAGCTCGCCGATGGTCAGCACCGTCGAGTCCTGGCGCGGCGCCGCGGCCTCGCCCTCCGGCGCGCCGCCCGCCACGTCCAGCCCCGCCACATAGACACCGCCCGGCGACGGCTGCCGCTGTCGAGGGTGCCAGCCCTGGAGCTGCGCCTGCTGCGCCGTCGAAAAAAGCCCACCCCCGCCGGCCACGGGCAGCAGCAGGTACTGGGTGCGGAAGAAGGGGTGGTCTTCGCCCATACGCTGCCGCTCCCCGTCTACATATGTCCTGTAAAGCTCGTTGTAGTCCGCCACCACATCCCAGGGAATGGAGAAGTGGCGTTTCATGCCGTCCTTGCGCTCCAGCTCCAGATTTAGCTCCCGAGTCTCCTCCAGCAGCGTCTGGCCGTCCCAGGGCGTGCCGTAGAGGACGGTAGTGGCGTTGGTGGAGGCGGCCATGGGCCTGAACTCCTTGTAGTACTTTTCTTTGTCGATGCCCTGGGCCTCGTCCATCTCCAGCAGCAGGTGGGCCGTGTTGCCCAACACGTTGGCCGTAGGCTCCGCGCTGAGGAACACCTGCCGCGCCTGGCCTAGCCTGACCACGTGCCCCGCCTCCATCTCCCACTGGCCCTGCCAGCGCGACCTGCGAAGCCGCTCCTTGAGCCGGTCGATGCTGATGCGGGCCTGAGGCGAAAATGTAGGCGCCGCCTTAATCAGATTGCCGCCGTCTTTCATGTGCGTCGACAGGAGATGCGCCCCCAGCCGCGCTGACACCTCATTCTTCCCACCCTGCCTCGCGATTTCGACGGTGAAGGTGTGGCCCAGGCTATCTCTCACGCTCCGTAGGATGGCCCGCCCAATGTTCACCTGATAAGACCGGACCTGCTCCTGGATAGGCATACCCTTCCTTTCCGGCCGGGACCGGCCCGCCGCGAGTTTAAGTTCACATAACCGGACCGCCGCCCGGCCTCAGCCCATAACCCGCAGGGCAATCTGCACACCCACGGCGCCCACAATGGTGAATAGCAGGCCGTTGACCCTGCCCTTTAACTCATCCAACTGCTTCTCCAGATGGTCCAGCCGAAGCTTGATCACAGCTTCGGTGGCTAGCCCGGCCTCTGGGGTTTCGAC from SAR202 cluster bacterium encodes the following:
- a CDS encoding MFS transporter, encoding MRRAFIQDKTLLQRIRGVYYGWWIVASAFVVNAISTGVFFLGFSVFFLPIQRDLDISRAAASLPFSLSRIVSGVTAPLLGFNLDKIGASRVLMLAGLLCALGFIFIGLAQSFIIFLLIFMFLLTPGFQGGVDTPTTATVSRWFVKKRATALSLGSVGYALGGVILTPLLAVSVVQFGWRPTAIATGIAIGVVIIPLALVLKGSPEEKGLLPDGAPVTPLRSGESRGRGSIPLSADDFTFKEALRTPTFWCLSVSYGIRGMVWNGIMIHIVAIMVWKGMEESTAAPLLGVFPLMWIPVTLTMGWLAGKWPKHKIAAVAALANGAGLLLFFTSDLISLWHVLLIFALFAPSEGSWALAWAMLADQFGRKNFSAVRGGMQVVFSVMGIGAPFYSGWIYDRTESYTWAIIPAAVGLGIAAVLNWFMPQARKPAPAAPAQPNLAAAVK
- a CDS encoding FAD-binding oxidoreductase yields the protein MERTEIAIVGGGAIGCATAYYLAKEGADVTLIESSGIAGAASGFAMGLLSPLSGAGIPGPLEELCRQGFFMHREMAGELRDATGVDYHAEPRDSIYLASTEQEAKALGVLARYSQSIDGVTTQWVDTRAVLDMEPRVSPEVHGGLLVRGTWILEAYDYTMALSRAAELGGVKVTYGKVRGLKRALSGCQVLMDVDAVEAKKVVLAMGPWMSLAQRWLGMTIPIYPLKGQILRVDLPGGPMRCTIHDENGNYAGSKPDGLVWAGTTEEQVGFDDEPTQAARARILREVSAFLPAIKEANVVKQTACLRPVSTDGLPIIGEAPGWKGVYLCTGAGRKGIILSPSMGLATAELVMKGQSRFALDMFSPARFASTSPTAHR
- a CDS encoding toxin HicA; its protein translation is MRDGKRHEVWGIPGSNRETLIARHRGEVPTGTLRSILRDLGLTQEDLHR
- a CDS encoding type II toxin-antitoxin system HicB family antitoxin, with amino-acid sequence MFYQVPLEISKQEDGLWRVSVPGLRGCWVDTKTLEDGISEIQECILMFIDIYQEEGRELPAGITKQNHLPLRASIFVNDAETPKPKVKRTGSKAATAERPTVSSSASFDALV
- a CDS encoding pyridoxal phosphate-dependent aminotransferase, with product MSVAERMSRLGTETAFEVLGKARALEAKGQDIVHLEIGEPDFDTPKHITDAAIQALKDGHTHYGPTAGIPELREAIARNVSKTRGIKVSPDQVVVTPGGKPIMFFAILALAQKGDEVLYPNPSFPIYESMIRFSEAKPVPVRLIEKDGYRMDIEDLASKLSPKTRLVILNSPQNPCGSVMTKGDIAALAELLGDREDIYVLSDEIYKDIIYSGRHHSIAAEPGVGQRTMILDGFSKSYAMTGWRLGYGVFPPAVVPHIVKLAANSVSCAPTFTQRAAVAALEGSQEPVKKMAAEFRARRDLIVKGLNSIPGINCPEPQGAFYAFPSVKGTGIGSLDFQERGLKEAGVALLNGAAFGKYGEGFIRLSYANSQQNIKKAIDRLDGWVRKNGKKTNTKK
- the folE gene encoding GTP cyclohydrolase I FolE, yielding MDILRVNSVDTDEQAFLAAMALRRRQFSPEQMQKYERYMAEIFQAMGLDLNTEGTRETPHRFIQAMIDATEGYDGDPKLLWVFPTECRGGPSCHSSQIVEGPISFFSLCEHHVFPFYGNAYVGYIAHEHIIGISKLTRLVRLFAKRFTVQERVGQQVADMLEDMLAPHGVAVYLEAHHMCTQMRGVREVQPLTRTTFWRGNYDQDPALREDFFVACGLRK
- a CDS encoding LLM class flavin-dependent oxidoreductase gives rise to the protein MDIKFAATSRPTHPRDAIAWFQATESLGYHRIGIADSPALYRDPWVSAALAALHTSRTTFGPWVTNPITRHPVVTASAAASVDDLAPGRLHIGIGTGNSGVYNAGHKASSVEALREYVTALRGLLEKGEAIYQGRACRLPWARRRIPIYIAATGAKTLRLAGEIADGAIIAAGTTPEVIQGAILAVEEGAKASGRALRDLDLWWGVQFNLYTDARDAADPQGGAAREANYLARFTLEGKFIPDEHKEGIRKLGAAYDLTTHGRPSAEQLARYDRLAQEYGVKEYLEQRFQGLRGTPEELTDRIKQWARLGVTQYNLNVPDVDRPERLRRFKEMVMGRL
- a CDS encoding enoyl-CoA hydratase/isomerase family protein; translated protein: MPNDAVIYKRQGRTAYITLNRPQVLNAVNRDLESGLVDTLRQFDADDAAWVAVLHGAGRAFCAGADIKQSFHGASRQQRDQQWGAGISPDGLLGRSINWKPVIAAVHGHCLGWGILIAAECDLVVASQEAMFGLTETLRGFPGGPAWARLNAFMPSKIATEMLLTGQAKPAAELHRLGFVNRLTPTGGHLDAAQSLADEVLKAPPLAVRSGVRVTRWQWNRPSADADYYQAALRLHLTEDFEESSRSFVEKRPPEYKGR